From Peromyscus maniculatus bairdii isolate BWxNUB_F1_BW_parent chromosome 19, HU_Pman_BW_mat_3.1, whole genome shotgun sequence, the proteins below share one genomic window:
- the Rax gene encoding retinal homeobox protein Rx, with translation MHLPGCAPAMADGSFSLAGHLLRSPGGSTSRLHSIEAILGFTKDDGILDPFPAERGSRGAKERDPRLSARPACPKAPAGGSESSPPPAPGLVPEYEASRPCYPKEQREARPSPGLPVGPAAGDSKLPEEEPPKKKHRRNRTTFTTYQLHELERAFEKSHYPDVYSREELAGKVNLPEVRVQVWFQNRRAKWRRQEKLEVSSMKLQDSPLLSFSRSPPSSALAPLGTGPGSGSGPPGSALPLEPWLGPPLPGGGATALQSLPGFGPPAQGLPASYTPPPPFLNSAPLGPGLQQLGPPPAYPCAPGFGDKFSLEEAYPRNSSIAALRLKAKEHIQAIGKPWQAL, from the exons ATGCACCTGCCCGGCTGCGCGCCAGCCATGGCCGACGGGAGCTTCTCTCTCGCTGGCCACCTGCTCCGTAGCCCGGGCGGGAGTACCTCGCGCTTGCACAGcatcgaggccatcctgggctttaCCAAGGACGACGGGATCCTAGACCCATTTCCTGCAGAGAGGGGTTCCAGGGGCGCCAAGGAGCGGGATCCCAGGCTGAGCGCGCGGCCCGCCTGCCCCAAGGCGCCAGCCGGAGGCTCTGAGTCTTCCCCGCCGCCAGCCCCCGGGCTGGTCCCGGAGTACGAAG CTTCTCGCCCCTGCTACCCCAAGGAACAGCGAGAGGCACGGCCAAGCCCAGGGCTGCCGGTTGGGCCAGCAGCAGGCGACTCGAAGCTTCCAGAGGAGGAACCTCCCAAGAAGAAGCACCGCCGTAACCGCACAACGTTCACCACGTACCAACTGCACGAGCTGGAGCGCGCCTTCGAGAAATCCCACTACCCGGACGTGTACAGCCGCGAGGAACTGGCCGGCAAGGTTAACCTACCCGAGGTTCGGGTCCAG GTGTGGTTCCAGAACCGACGGGCTAAGTGGAGGCGGCAGGAGAAACTGGAAGTGTCGTCCATGAAGCTGCAGGACTCGCCCCTCCTCTCCTTCAGCCGCTCCCCGCCTTCCTCTGCTCTGGCCCCGCTGGGGACCGGCCCGGGCAGCGGTAGCGGACCACCGGGGAGCGCCCTGCCGCTGGAGCCGTGGCTCGGGCCGCCGCTGCCGGGGGGAGGCGCCACAGCGCTGCAGAGCCTGCCGGGCTTCGGGCCCCCGGCGCAGGGCCTCCCGGCCAGCTACACGCCACCGCCACCCTTTCTGAACTCGGCGCCCCTGGGCCCGGGTCTGCAGCAGCTCGGGCCGCCGCCCGCGTACCCGTGCGCGCCTGGATTCGGGGACAAGTTCTCGCTGGAAGAGGCGTACCCTCGCAACAGCAGCATCGCCGCGCTGCGCCTGAAGGCCAAGGAGCACATCCAGGCCATCGGGAAGCCCTGGCAAGCCCTCTAG